One Candidatus Atelocyanobacterium thalassa isolate ALOHA genomic window, TATATCCTGGGCTTATATTAAATTGCGAAATTTTACGACAAATGCGTTATGTTTCTCGATTGATGAAATATAGTGATCCCCATCATAAAACAATAAAATGGCTACTTTTATTAGAAATATTACTTTCTTCAATTCCTTTAAAGGAAAGAAAAATTATTGCTATTAATTTACAACTACCTTCTGAGAGCATCAAAAGATTATCAGAGATACAAAACATTAACAAAGAAATTAATCAAGGATTAAGAAAATATAGCAAAATTAGTGATAAAGTTAACCTACTTAACAAGTTCTATTGGATAGATTTAATTTTAGTTGCAGCACAATCTAAAAAAGAAATTCGTTATTTTATTTGGCGATATTTTACAAAACTTTCAAAAATTAGTTCTCCTTTAAATGGTTCTGATTTAAAAAACATAGGTTATTTGCCAGGACCAAGATACAAAGAAGCTCTCACAATTTTATTGGATAAGACACTAGATGGAGAAATTAAAACGAAACAAGAAGCAAAAATAATGGTCCAAACAATAATGGAAAGACTTGATTGATTTTTTTGAATATTTATCAAAAAAAATTTAGTTATGGAATAAGATGTTCCTACTGAAATTTTAATAATAATTTCTTACATTTTTCAAACACTATTTATAACTTAATTAGATATCTACAAAGTCTGAATATTAGATACACTAAAACAATTAAATAAAAATATGTACATAATTAATTTAGGTTTACTTTTTTATAAAAACTTATTTCTTATTTGATCTTATAGCTATTTATATAAACTAATGAAACAGCTCGAAAAAAATGCTGGTTTTGATATTATTAACTTTAGCTTTAATCAATATTATTTAACTTCGATGATATAAATATCTTGGCTAATATGAAAAATATGCAACTTATCAATATTGGGTTTGGTAATATTGTGTCTGCTAATCGAATAGTTTCTATTGTCAGTCCAGATTCTGCCCCTATTAAACGTCTTGTTACTGATGCACGAGATAGAGGACAACTTATTGATGCCACATATGGTCGTCGCACTCGTGCTGTTATTATTACAGATTCTAGCCATATTATTTTATCTGCTATACAGCCGGAAACAATAGCTAATCGTTTTATTTCTGGCAAAGAAAATATTATAGATAGTAATTAGTAATTTATTTTTTATGATGTCAGGCAAACTTGTTGTATTAACTGGCCCTAGCGGTGTAGGAAAAGGCACAATAGTGCATTCTCTGTTAAATCGTTATCCAGATCTTTATTTATCAATTTCCGCGACCACTCGCTCTCCACGTGCTGGAGAAATTCATGGGAAGGACTATTATTTCGTCAACAATGAAAAATTTGAAGAAATGATTCGACAAAATCAACTACTAGAATGGGCTCAATATGCTGGAAACTATTATGGGACACCACGTCTTAATATTGAAGATAAAATTAGTAAAGGATTTATTGTTCTTTTAGAGATAGAGGTTGCTGGAGCAAAAACAATCAAAAAAACTTTTTCTAATGTTTTAAGAATCTTTATATTACCACCTTCTCTCACAGAACTCGAAAATCGTTTAAGAGGTAGAGCAACTGATTCTGAACAAGCTATTAAAAAACGGCTCAAACTTGCAAAAGAAGAATTAGCAGTTAGTCAAGAATTCGACAAGGTAATTATTAATAGCAACTTAGAGAAAA contains:
- the remA gene encoding extracellular matrix/biofilm regulator RemA: MKNMQLINIGFGNIVSANRIVSIVSPDSAPIKRLVTDARDRGQLIDATYGRRTRAVIITDSSHIILSAIQPETIANRFISGKENIIDSN
- the gmk gene encoding guanylate kinase, whose product is MMSGKLVVLTGPSGVGKGTIVHSLLNRYPDLYLSISATTRSPRAGEIHGKDYYFVNNEKFEEMIRQNQLLEWAQYAGNYYGTPRLNIEDKISKGFIVLLEIEVAGAKTIKKTFSNVLRIFILPPSLTELENRLRGRATDSEQAIKKRLKLAKEELAVSQEFDKVIINSNLEKTLEQLELIIFSA